CATGGATGCCCTGTTCATGGCCGTTCGCCTACGATGACCCGGTCCCGGCCTGATATTTCATTCGGATCGTGGGAGCCAGTATTGCAGTGATGACGTTCAGAAAAAGCTCAGGACCCACAAGATGGTCAGCAGTATGAGCAGAAAAGGTGATTGCTGGGATAATACGGTTGCGGAAAGCTTCTTCGGCAGCCTGGAAGCCGAGCGTTTGTATTTAACGAATTACAGAACCAAGGAAGCAGCGAGACTGGATATCGTTGATTGCATCGAGATGTTCTACAATTGCAACCGGCGTCATTCTTACCTGGGATATCTGAGCCCGAAAACATTTGAGGAAATGTCGCTCGCCAAAATGGTTGCTTAAAAAAGTGTCCATTTTTACTTGACCATCTCAGCTTCCCTCTTCAGGCAAGACACTTCATGGATTGTAATGGGCTTGGATCCAAGCATCTCTTCGTGGTTCTCCAGACCGCTAACATTGCTTTAGCCGGCCATGCACCAGAATGAGGTGTAGGTATATATAGTAAAATATATCAAGCATTATCACAGACTTCGAAAAGAGCGGGAGAATGACGTATAAGAAGCATCTTGCCTGGTTCTTACCTGTACTCGCAATCTCCTAGTTTAGACTGGACTGTAAACGGGTTTTTGAGGCATATTGCAGATGTAACTTGACGGCTTTCAAGCGGGCCGCAGGCGAAATCCCGCTCTAATTCTCAGGTATGTTTTGGCCTGCTTGGCGGATTGATCTCCAGGCTACATCCAACTCTATGTAGGTTGCCGGCGATCTGCTCTGGATTTGTCACATGTGTCTGATCGGGATCCTCAGTATCGTTATAGGGTGACATGAAAATCCCCATTAATTGAGGTTCATCCTGGAAATGAGTACCTGGATAAAGATCGGAATGGGTGGAAAACTAATTTAACACCGTTCGGCACGGCTTCGCTTGCTCACAGCAGGCAGGGTGATACAGGGTTAAATTAAAAGTTTTGTGTCGGCTTATGCACAGGTCAAGAGCCAATTGACCGCGAAGTTAACGAAGTTTTGCTAAGGTTAAAACCAGGACCTTAAGGGGTTTGATCTTAGCCTGTCATGCCATCTTGTCCGTCATAGTCTGGAAGGCGAAGTCGGAAGCTCAAAAAAAGACGGCGGGAACGGTTACGGAGCTGCTTCTGATTTGGGTCAGCAGCTGGACGTTTTAGCAAGGTGGAACTTATTAAGGGCCGATAAAACTGGAAATTACTTTGAGATGCACAGTCTTGTCCGACAGTTTGCATTAGAAAATTTGGATGATTCTGATGACGTGCATCTACGCCCGGCAAAACATTGCGCGAGCTTGAGCGAAGACATCGAACACCTTTCTTATCAGGACCCAGATAGGATGGTCGTTGGTCTTCAGTTATTCTGAATCGACATGACGCAATATAATAATAAGAAAAACATCATTTTGACCGGTTTTATGGCTACCGGGAAAACCTCTGTTGGCAGAACCCTGGCATCGCAGATCGGCTATGATTTTGTCGATACCGACCATCTGATCGAATCAAGGATAGGCATGACTATCGCCGAATTCTTCAAAGAAAAAGGCGAAGCGGCTTTTCGAAAAATGGAGGCAGAACTTGCCCGGGAGCTTGCGGATAAAAGCGGCATGGTCATTGCCACCGGTGGTCGATTCATGCTCGATGGTGACAATGCCATCACACTTGGTAAATCCGGCCGGGTTTTCTGTCTGGTGGCGACACCAGAGGAAATCCTTAAGCGCGTCGAGAGTGATAGCCATGCCCGCCCGTTGCTCCAGGTGCCGAATCCGCTTGAGCATATCGTCGAACTCTTGCATCAGCGAGAGAAGGGATACGGTCAATTTCCCCAATTTGTCACCTCTGAAAAAAATCCGGAAACCGTTGCTGAAGATCTCGCAGGGATAATAGCGGGAGAGCCGGACGTCCGTCTGCCCATTGCGGCGCCTGACGACCGCTATGAGTTTATTGTCGGTGAAGGACTCCTGCCGTTTATTTCACAGTTAGCCGGAATTGATGGCCCCATTGCCATCATCACGGATGATACCGTTGGTTCCCTGTATACTCAGAGCTGTGGTTCCGTCGATGTTGTGGTCAGCATATCGCCCGGCAGACGGAATAAAACCCTGGCAACAGCCCAGTCGATTTACGAGCAGCTGCTTGAAGGGGATTTCGACCGTAGCGGAACGGTCATTGCGCTTGGCGGAACCGTGATCAGTGAACTCGCCGGCTTTATAGCGGCAACCTATATGCGAGGGGTCGATTGTGTGCAGTGTCCCACCAGCCTGTTGGCCATGGTCGACACCAGCATCGGCGGTAAGACCGGAGTTGATCTGCCGAATGCGAAGAACCTGATCGGTGCTTTCAAACAACCCAAAACCGTGATTGCCGATATAGCTACTCTGCAGAGCCTGCCCCCCAGGGCATTTGCGTCCGGAATGGCGGAGGTTATCAAGCACAGCCTCATCGCTGATTCGGACCTGCTTCAGAAGATCGAGTCTGGAAGCTGGATTCAGACCAGCAGGGAGATCGGGCAGCAGGCTTCTGAAATTCAGGCACTTGTTGCCCAGGCCATTCAGGTCAAGATCAATATCGTTCAGGAAGATCCTTTTGATCAGGGTCTGAGGGCTGTACTGAATTTCGGACACACTTTTGCAAACGCCATTGAACGCCTCAGCCATCATAGGGTCAATCATGGCGAGGCCGTGGCCATGGGAATGGTTGCTGCCACGAACCTTTCCGTAAAGTTGGGCCATTGCCCTGAAGAACTGCAGGCAAGGGTCGAGTCTGTCCTTATGTCCGCCGGCTTACCGACCCGGATCCCGACCAACCTGGTTCCGAAGCAGCTGTTCGAGGCCATGAGGAGCGACAAAAAGAAGAAGGCCGGGAAGCTGCGGTATGTGCTGCTCAAGGATGTCGGCGATGTCTTTGTGACCGATCAGGTCCCTGAAGATGCGGTACTCGACACTTTTGCTGCATTGAAATCCTGAATATAGCGGATATCAGCGGCAAGCGCATTGACGGGATCGCCGAATCCCTTTTCGAAAAGGTCTCCCCCTGAGCATGGTCGTTAATGTCGTTCATGTTGAGTTGGGTGAACGGTCCTACTCCTCCTCGAGACCAAACACCCTGGATTCCATCTGGAGACCGTCCCTTAAGGCCTCATCCTCGAGGAGCAGTTCCGGGGCGCGGTCTATCTTATGAATATTGCCGGGCATCACAGCGTCGGGTTCCTCAAGGGGAGACTAAGACCTTGAACCGGCCCGGTGCGTTGAAGTTTTTTATGGCGTTTTCGAGGTCATCGAGTCCGATCATGTCGGAGATAAGGGGAGTGGGGTCAATCCGCCCGGTTTGGAGAAGCTCTAGAACACCGGGAAATTCGTCGGTGTAGATCATCGAGCCCACGATGGAAAGTTCCTTGCGGACGATCTGGGTAGAAGAAACAGGGTGGTCTTGACCTTCCAGACCAAGCAGAGCAATTCGCGCCCCGGGGGCCGCAAAACCGATGGCATCCGCAAGTCCGGACGGAGCCCCGCTGGTCTCGTATATCAGGTCAAAGGAGGACGGTTTCAGCTCCCCTTCACCACCGACATGGAAGGCCCTGTCTGCCCCCATCTTCTCAGCCATAGCCAGGTGCTCGGTCAAAAGGTCCGAAACAGTCAGGTCCGCTCCTTCGAGCTTGACCAGAAGGAGCGTCAGAAGGCCGATGACCCCGGCGCCGATGATAAGGACGCGGTCCCCCTCGGACGGGGTCAGGTTCTTCACGGCGTGGGCGGCAACGGCCAGCGGCTCTGTCAGTGTTGCGGTCCGATCGTCGATGCCTTCCGGAACAGGCCACACATACCTGGAAGGGATCTTGACGAACTGGGCGAACACGCCGTTGGTGTCGATGCCGAGGCGCACCTTCTCGTGACAGATGTTGTCGAGTTTTGAATCGCAGAGGTCACAATTCCAGCAGGCAAAGTTGGGCTGGATGACAACCCTTTGTCCCACAGCCACATTCGACACCCCGGGGCCGATCTCTTTAACGATCCCCATCCCCTCGTGACCCGGTACCACGGGCAGGGGGACGCCGAACTTCCCGTGGTACAGCAAGTAGTCCGACCCGCAGAGGCCTGCTAAAGTCACGTCGATGACAACCTCTCCCGACCCCGGTACCGGATCAGGAAGGTCACGAACCGACAGGTCTGCTGTATTGTTTAGTATTGCTGCTCTCATGGTGATTCCTCCGTGAAGGTTGATCGAGCTGATTCCATGTTGAATTTTTTAGTACTTAGGGACCCCCCCCCGGCTTTGCCGGGGGACCCGAATAGTTTGACAGTACCTGGAGTAAATGAAAGCCTCCCATCTATGAACCGCTGAAAGTTTACAGGCGAGGAGGCTTTCGTTGAACGATGTAAGAAGCTTAAGCCATATAGCATGGGACTGCAAGTATCGTATATTTTGGATACCGAAGTGTCGCAACTCAGTGAACTACCACGGGTTCATGCCCGTGGTAGTTCACTGAATTACAGAACCAGTGAAAGAGCGAAACTGGACATCATTGATTACATCGAGGTGTTCTACAATTGCAACCGGCGTCATTCTTACCTTGAATATCTGAGCCCGAAAATATTCGAGGAAATACCGCTTGCCAAAATGGTTGCTTAAAAAAGTGTCCATTTTTACTTGATCACATCACCTGGCACCGTTTACCCTGACGTCTATAGTTTGACCCCAAAAGCAATTTCAATTAACGTCCCTCTCCGACCGTACCTCAGATCTGTACCTGACGTAGCGCACAGTGCGCTCCCGCGGTTCCGTCATCTCTCCGAGGAAGAACATTACAATGGACAGGGCGATGGAGAAAAAAAGTGCCCACCAGAACCCGTTTACATGAAAGCCTGGGACGATCGCCGCGGCCAACAGGACCATCAGGGCGTTGAGGACGAAGGTGAAAAGGCCGAGGGTCAGGAGCGTCAGGGGAAGGGTGAAGACGAACAGGACAGGCCGCAGGAACCCGTTGGCAAGCCCCAGGATTACCGCCGTGACCAGGGCGGCGAAAACCCCGTCCAAGCGAATTCCGGGCAGGATGTAGGCGGTAATTCCGATGGCCAGGGTATAGATGAACCAGTTGATGAGAAAACGCATGATAAACCTCCCGATAGAAGCCGATGAGCAACCTCCTCATTAAATATAATAACAGAAACCCCGGGATTTTGTGGAAACGCGGGTGGATCTGGGGTCAAAGCTCAGATTCTCAGGTTTCGAGGGCCTTGATGATTTGGCAAAGATAGTTGGGGTTCATACTCAGGTGTGACGCGATTTCCTTCAGTGGATATTTATATGTTCGGTAGGCCTGGAGGATAGCCTGATTCCTCAGTTTTCTGGAACCGTTCATTCCACTGAATACTTCAGCCAAAGGAAGCCTTCCAGTACTAAGTTGTGTGTTGTTGATACCGGTTTTTTGATTCATGGGTCCATACTGCTTCAGGATGTTTTTGATAAACTCATCTGACCCAAGAAAGAGTTGAAAGCGGATGTCAAGCTTTGTCCTGAAACCATCCATGTCCGCCTCCACAAAACGGACGTAATTCTCCCTGGCCTTTTTAACAGTGAAGCCGAACTGTTCCAGGAGCCAGCCCGTCGTTAATAACGGCGGTGTTTTGACCAGCCCGGCGGTAGCGCCGTAACTGCTCCATGGCCACCCGCTCGGGTGTTCGACAAGCTTTGCGTCCCATGGATTTAGAGCAATGTACCGGCAGCAGTGGAGGAGGTAGGTATCCTTCTGAACAATGATGGCTTTGTAACGCCCCTGAAGGACATGACCGACCCGATGGTACTTGTAGTTGAAGAATTGGGTGTAGACCTGATTAAGATACTTCATCCCTTTGGCCAGGTTGGCATCAGGAGTTTCAATGAGGAGGTGGTAATGGTTTCCCATGAGACAATAGGCGTGGCAGAGCCAAGTGAAGCGTTTAATGGTCTTATGGAAAATATTGAGGAACTTGATGCGGTCGGCATCGTCATGAAAGATCATCATCTGCGCATTTCCTCTGCTCATGATATGATAAAGAGCACCCTCATACTGGATCCTCAACTGGCGTGCCATAGCCGCTTGCCTCCCTGTTGAATGGGTATGGCAGGTAATAAGCAAAACCAGGGCCAAAAGGGAAAAACCTGAGGATCTGAGCTTTGACCCCATATATGGCAATAGCTTTTTTCGCAGTTGTTTTTGGCCTGGCGCTCCTTGTTTGGAGCGCCGGCCGTTTCGTGGAGGGTTCAGCCTTCACCGCACGCCATTTTGGAATGCCGCCGCTCCTGATTGGCATGGTGATCCTTGGTTTCGGCACATCCGCGCCTGAAATGGTGGTTGCAGCGTTCGCGGCATCACAGGGCAATCCAGGCATCGCTCTCGGCAACGCGTATGGTTCAAACATCACGAATATCGCACTGATCCTTGGGCTGACGGCCTTGATCAGTCCCCTCGCGGTCCATTCGCAGGTGCTGCGCAAGGAATTGCCGATTCTCATAGCCGTTACGGGCCTGGCCGCCTATCAGATTTGGGATGGCGAGATCACCCGTACCGATTCTCTGGTGTTGTTGGTCGTATTCGGCAGCCTGATGGTCTGGACCATCCTGCAAGGCCTGCGAAAAAAATCGGACGTTCTGGGAAGCGAGATGGAATATGAGCTCGAAGAACGCAGCATGCCGCTTGGCCGGGCTGTCTTTCGGCTCGTAATCGGCCTGACCCTGTTGATCGCAAGTTCCCGCATCCTGGTCTGGGGGGCGGTTGAGATCGCGCACGGTTTCGGGGTGAGCGATCTGATAATCGGCCTGACCATTGTGGCCGTGGGTACTTCGCTGCCGGAGCTTGCTTCGTCGGTGATCGCCGCCCGCAAAGGTGAGCACGATATTGCATTGGGCAACGTTCTTGGCTCCAATCTTTTCAACACATTGGCCGTTGTAGGCATCGCAGGGACGATTCACCCCCTGGCCGTGGGGCCGGAAATACTCGGCCGTGACGTTCTGGTAATGGCGGTACTAACCGTCGCGCTCTTCGTCATGGGCTATGGATATCGGGGTCCAGGGCGCATCAACCGGCTCGAAGGCGCGGCGCTGCTTGCCTGCTACATCGGCTACATCGCCTACCTGGCGACCAGTGTCTTTGGCCGGTGAAGGGCCGCCAATTCGATTCCGCTTTTGGGAACTGAACCGGCGCCTGACGCGATTGGCTGGCTTCGCCAGGAATTACCTGGTGAATTTACGGCGTTACTCTTCCATTCATACCCCCTTTCGGAACGATTCTGCTAAACTTACACAGACTGTTCCATCCAGGGAGTCCACTATCCCTTGACAGTTGTAAAAAAAAGTCAAAAAATTCCGGTGGGAGGAGCAAATGAGCATCTACTTCCACAAGGGCAACTTAAGAACTGAACACAATTTCTGCTTTCTTCGAGGAGAATACGCACGATGAACACTACATCCGATGTGGTTGCCGACACCGTTGATTCGAGCCGTGGACTCAGTAGCAGCGAGGCCGCACGCCGCCTGACGCAGTATGGTCCCAATGCCCTGGAGGTAAAGAAGACCTCTCTCTTGCGTCGGTTCCTGGGCTATTTCTGGGGCCCTATCCCATGGATGATCGAAGTGGCGGCGTCCCTCTCCGCCCTGGTGCGGCACTGGGCCGATTTCTGGATCATCCTTATCCTGCTCTTTTTCAACGCCGGCGTCGGTTTCTGGCAGGAATATACCGCCGGCAACGCCGTAGAGGCGTTGAAGAAGCAACTGGCCATGAGGGCACGCGTGCTGCGGGACGGAAAATGGCGGGAAATCGATGCCAAGGAGCTGGTACCCGGTGATATCATTCGCATTCGTCCGGGCGACGTCATTCCCGCCGACGTGAAACTGGTTGAGGGCGACTACCTCAGTGTCGACCAGTCGGCGCTCACCGGCGAATCCCTGCCGGTGACCAAGCTGGCCGGCGACGAGGCCTTCTCCGGCACCGTAGCCAAGCAAGGCGAGGTGGTCGCCGAGGTAACGGCCACTGGTGCCAATACCCGCTTCGGCAAGACCGCCAGCCTGGTGCAGCAGGCGAAAACCGTCTCCCATTTCCAGAAAGCGGTGCTCACGATCGGCGACTATCTTATCTACGTCAGCCTGGCACTGGTGACCGTGCTGGTGCTTGAGCAACTGCACCGGGGCGCGCCCTGGATCGAGCTGGTGCAGTTCGCCCTCATCCTCATCGTGGCCTCCATCCCGGTGGCCATGCCTGCGGTACTCTCCATGACCATGGCGGTGGGCGCCATGGCGTTGTCGAAGCACAAAGCCATCGTCACCCGCCTGGAATCCATCGAGGAGATGGCCAGCATGGATGTGCTGTGCTCGGACAAGACGGGCACCCTGACGCAGAATCGCCTGACCTTGGGTGAGATCGAGGTCTTCAATGCTGACGATGAACAGGCGGTACTTCTGGCCGCAGCGCTGGCCTCGCGAGCGGAGAACCGCGACGCTATCGACGATGCCGTGTTGGAAGGGCTGAAAGACAGGACACAGCTCACAGCCTTCTCTCAGACCACCTTTGTTCCCTTCGATCCGGTACACAAACGCACAGAGGCGACGATCCAGGACAGCAGCGGCCGCACCTTCCAGGTGACCAAAGGCGCACCGCAGATCATCATGCAGATGGCCGGCCTCTCCAGCGCCGAGCAGACGCGAGCGCAGCAGGTGGTGGATGCCTTCGCCGCCCAGGGCTACCGTGCCCTCGGCGTGGCGCGCAAGAACAGCAGCGACACCGCCTGGACATTTCTCGGCATCCTCTCACTCTTCGACCCGCCGCGCGAGGACTCGGCACAGACCATAGCGGATGCTCGGAACTACGGCGTATCCGTGAAGATGGTTACGGGCGATAACGTCGCCATTGCACGGCAGATGGCCGTCAAACTGGGGCTGGGCAGCAATATTCTCAAGGCCGACGCGTTGCCTGTCGAGGACGACGGCAAAGACCACAAAACAGGCATCTCGACAGTAGAGAAGGCCGACGGCTTCGCCGAGGTCTTTCCCGAGCATAAATTCGCCATCGTCAAGATCCTGGAGAACTGCAACCATATCTGCGGCATGACCGGTGACGGCGTTAACGACGCTCCCGCCCTCAAGCAAGCGGATGTGGGCATAGCCGTGAGCGGGGCCACGGATGCCGCGCGCGCTGCTTCCGACCTGGTGCTTTCCGCACCGGGGCTGTCGGTGATCGTGCGTGCCATCGAGGAGGCGCGCCGCATATTCGAGCGCATGAACGCCTACGCCATCTATCGCATCAGTGAAACTATTCGCATCATGTTGTTCGTTGTGCTGGCGATGGTGTCCTTCAATTTCTATCCCATCACGGCTGTCATGATCATCATGCTCGCCTTTTTCAACGATGTGCCCATCATGACCATCGCCTACGACCGGACGGGGCTGGAGAAAGACCCGGTTCACTGGGAGATGCGACAGGTGATAACCGTGGCTACGGCCATGGGCATCGTCGGTGTGATCGGCAGCATGGGTATGCTGCTCATCGCCATGGACTGGCTCAGGCTGGATGTGGCGCAGATCCAGACCTATGTCTTCCTGAAGATGGCGGTGGCCGGTCACCTGGTCCTCTTCGTAGCGCGTTCCAAAGGATACTTCTGGAAGCGCCCATGGCCGGCGCCCGTTATGATCTGGTCCGCAGTGATCACCAAGGTTGCAGCCACCCTGGTGGCGGCCTATGGCTTCGGCCTCATCACACCCATCACCTGGCCGGAGATCGCCCTTATCTGGGGCTATTCCATCTCCTCGGCCCTGATCACCGATCTGGTCAAGGTGCACGTGTACCGGCACCTGGCTCACGAAACGCCGACGCACCGCGCTTTCCTGCGCCGTCTGCAGGATACGCTGCATCTCAATCACCACCCTTAACTTTGTAACCCCACTCCAACTTCATGCTCTCTTCATGATGGTAATTTATATTGCCGTCAAATGGCCCGGGCAAGGCGTTGATTGTGATGATCATATGCTTTGCCGCCATAATCGTTACCGCACGTTTATGGTACCAGCGTTCCCTTGGACCATATATCCGGTGGTTTTTAACCGCGGATATATATGAGAGATATTATAAAGAGTAAAATGTTAAAAATTTGTAATATTACAAAAAGATATTTTAGAACCGTTGCGTTGAATAAG
The sequence above is a segment of the Deltaproteobacteria bacterium genome. Coding sequences within it:
- a CDS encoding transposase yields the protein MSRKGDCWDNTVAESFFGSLEAERLYLTNYRTKEAARLDIVDCIEMFYNCNRRHSYLGYLSPKTFEEMSLAKMVA
- the aroB gene encoding 3-dehydroquinate synthase produces the protein MTGFMATGKTSVGRTLASQIGYDFVDTDHLIESRIGMTIAEFFKEKGEAAFRKMEAELARELADKSGMVIATGGRFMLDGDNAITLGKSGRVFCLVATPEEILKRVESDSHARPLLQVPNPLEHIVELLHQREKGYGQFPQFVTSEKNPETVAEDLAGIIAGEPDVRLPIAAPDDRYEFIVGEGLLPFISQLAGIDGPIAIITDDTVGSLYTQSCGSVDVVVSISPGRRNKTLATAQSIYEQLLEGDFDRSGTVIALGGTVISELAGFIAATYMRGVDCVQCPTSLLAMVDTSIGGKTGVDLPNAKNLIGAFKQPKTVIADIATLQSLPPRAFASGMAEVIKHSLIADSDLLQKIESGSWIQTSREIGQQASEIQALVAQAIQVKINIVQEDPFDQGLRAVLNFGHTFANAIERLSHHRVNHGEAVAMGMVAATNLSVKLGHCPEELQARVESVLMSAGLPTRIPTNLVPKQLFEAMRSDKKKKAGKLRYVLLKDVGDVFVTDQVPEDAVLDTFAALKS
- a CDS encoding alcohol dehydrogenase catalytic domain-containing protein; this encodes MRAAILNNTADLSVRDLPDPVPGSGEVVIDVTLAGLCGSDYLLYHGKFGVPLPVVPGHEGMGIVKEIGPGVSNVAVGQRVVIQPNFACWNCDLCDSKLDNICHEKVRLGIDTNGVFAQFVKIPSRYVWPVPEGIDDRTATLTEPLAVAAHAVKNLTPSEGDRVLIIGAGVIGLLTLLLVKLEGADLTVSDLLTEHLAMAEKMGADRAFHVGGEGELKPSSFDLIYETSGAPSGLADAIGFAAPGARIALLGLEGQDHPVSSTQIVRKELSIVGSMIYTDEFPGVLELLQTGRIDPTPLISDMIGLDDLENAIKNFNAPGRFKVLVSP
- a CDS encoding phage holin family protein, whose translation is MRFLINWFIYTLAIGITAYILPGIRLDGVFAALVTAVILGLANGFLRPVLFVFTLPLTLLTLGLFTFVLNALMVLLAAAIVPGFHVNGFWWALFFSIALSIVMFFLGEMTEPRERTVRYVRYRSEVRSERDVN
- a CDS encoding addiction module toxin RelE, translating into MARQLRIQYEGALYHIMSRGNAQMMIFHDDADRIKFLNIFHKTIKRFTWLCHAYCLMGNHYHLLIETPDANLAKGMKYLNQVYTQFFNYKYHRVGHVLQGRYKAIIVQKDTYLLHCCRYIALNPWDAKLVEHPSGWPWSSYGATAGLVKTPPLLTTGWLLEQFGFTVKKARENYVRFVEADMDGFRTKLDIRFQLFLGSDEFIKNILKQYGPMNQKTGINNTQLSTGRLPLAEVFSGMNGSRKLRNQAILQAYRTYKYPLKEIASHLSMNPNYLCQIIKALET
- a CDS encoding calcium/sodium antiporter — its product is MAIAFFAVVFGLALLVWSAGRFVEGSAFTARHFGMPPLLIGMVILGFGTSAPEMVVAAFAASQGNPGIALGNAYGSNITNIALILGLTALISPLAVHSQVLRKELPILIAVTGLAAYQIWDGEITRTDSLVLLVVFGSLMVWTILQGLRKKSDVLGSEMEYELEERSMPLGRAVFRLVIGLTLLIASSRILVWGAVEIAHGFGVSDLIIGLTIVAVGTSLPELASSVIAARKGEHDIALGNVLGSNLFNTLAVVGIAGTIHPLAVGPEILGRDVLVMAVLTVALFVMGYGYRGPGRINRLEGAALLACYIGYIAYLATSVFGR
- a CDS encoding plasma-membrane proton-efflux P-type ATPase, which produces MNTTSDVVADTVDSSRGLSSSEAARRLTQYGPNALEVKKTSLLRRFLGYFWGPIPWMIEVAASLSALVRHWADFWIILILLFFNAGVGFWQEYTAGNAVEALKKQLAMRARVLRDGKWREIDAKELVPGDIIRIRPGDVIPADVKLVEGDYLSVDQSALTGESLPVTKLAGDEAFSGTVAKQGEVVAEVTATGANTRFGKTASLVQQAKTVSHFQKAVLTIGDYLIYVSLALVTVLVLEQLHRGAPWIELVQFALILIVASIPVAMPAVLSMTMAVGAMALSKHKAIVTRLESIEEMASMDVLCSDKTGTLTQNRLTLGEIEVFNADDEQAVLLAAALASRAENRDAIDDAVLEGLKDRTQLTAFSQTTFVPFDPVHKRTEATIQDSSGRTFQVTKGAPQIIMQMAGLSSAEQTRAQQVVDAFAAQGYRALGVARKNSSDTAWTFLGILSLFDPPREDSAQTIADARNYGVSVKMVTGDNVAIARQMAVKLGLGSNILKADALPVEDDGKDHKTGISTVEKADGFAEVFPEHKFAIVKILENCNHICGMTGDGVNDAPALKQADVGIAVSGATDAARAASDLVLSAPGLSVIVRAIEEARRIFERMNAYAIYRISETIRIMLFVVLAMVSFNFYPITAVMIIMLAFFNDVPIMTIAYDRTGLEKDPVHWEMRQVITVATAMGIVGVIGSMGMLLIAMDWLRLDVAQIQTYVFLKMAVAGHLVLFVARSKGYFWKRPWPAPVMIWSAVITKVAATLVAAYGFGLITPITWPEIALIWGYSISSALITDLVKVHVYRHLAHETPTHRAFLRRLQDTLHLNHHP